The sequence CCCCCGGCTCCAAGGCCCTGCCCCTCGAGGGTCTCTGGGTCCCCCCTTACCCCCACCGTCCTGCCCGCCCCTGCCTGCCCACGGAGCCCCCTCCCGCCCACTGCAGTGCCCTTATCTGGGTCCAGCCCCTGCGCGATTGCTGGGAGCCCATCCCCATGACAACGGGGCAGATGGCGGCTGCGATTAGCTGCTCTCCCTCCCGCCACAGCTCAATCCGTCTTTGAAATTAAATCAGCTGCGATAACATCGACTGgccaggggaggggggcaggcagGAGGCTGCCCGGTccgcacccaccccaccccaggcctgggcGCAGGGcgagaggagcaggaggagggtaGACAGGCTTCCAGTGTGGATGGGTGACCTCGTCCACGTCTCTTGgcctccgagcctcagtttccccatctgtaaaatgggggcaagtGGCCATCCCTGTTTTGGGGGTCAGTGAGAGTCTTTGGGGAGGGGGTACAGGAGGAACCCTGGGGGTGCTCACTAGGGCTGAGAACATGGCCCGCTCCCATCCACGGAGAAGCCAGAGCCCTGGGGGAGACCTCAGGCCCTCAGGGTCCCAGGTGGCCTCAGACCACACGTGGTCGGAGACCGAAGACCTGCCCTGTGAGCTGCAGTGCGTGCCTCCCGAGGCCTTTGCTGCCCTCACTTGTAAAGGCTCCAGCATCACTGAACCTGGTGCCCGAGGGGCAATGCTGGGATGCCGTCATGTCCACTGGGCAGTAGGGGACAGTCGGGGGCCTGGAGGGACGGGGGGGCCCAGGAGCGGCATGTGGAAGAGGGGGTGTGAGGTCTCCCCGAGGGTGTGGTGGCAGGAGAAGCCTGGGTAGAGAGGGGTGTTTCAGGAACCGGGTCGGTCTGTGCAAAAGTCCCACTTCAGGAAAGGGGTCTGCAGGGAGGGGACGGTGGGGTGAGCAGGGACCCCGGGGCAGCGAGGAGACAGGGCCCATGCCATCCCAGCATGGCACGGCCCGCGCCGAGATCTTGAGGCAAGAGTCCCCCTGGCGAGTGTGCAGGAGCTGAAGGAGACCGCTGGGGCTGGAGCACAGAGTGTACCGGGGGCCAGGGAGGTCGTGGGGGCCTCAGCGGCCACCCCGAGGGCTTGACTTTTCCTTTGAGTGTCTCACGAACCTCTCAGGTTTTCACAAGACCCTTCGGGCTGCGGGGATGAGAGCGGGAtgaagggaggaggctggggcacTGTCCAGGTGAGCCACGAGCAGACGTGGGCCCGGTGCAGGCGCTGAGTGTGGGGGCTGCATTCTGAACGgggccctcaccatctcctgcctcaggacctttgcatggGCTGTGCCGAGCCCGTAACACTCCTCCCAGGCCCCTCTCTGCCCCACTTCCACGGGCCTTCAGCTCCGCCGTCTGTCAGATGGTGCTACGGGCAGAGACAAGGATGCAGAGAGGGGCTGAGGATCAGAGAGGGGCTGAGGATGTGTAGCCAGGCTCCATGCACTCAGAGGGACTGGAACAGGGGACCGCTACGACCGGCCTGCGAGTCGAGGGGAGACACCGAGGTGAAGTCCTTGGGGTGTCTGTGAACGCCCGTGCCTTGCGACCACCCAGCCCTGGGACCCTGCGCCCGCCGGTGGGCTGCTGGCCAGTAATTGGATTAGCTAGGCAGCTGTCAGGGCTAAGCAGGCCCACTTGACGCAACCGCGCTCGGCGGTAATTGGTGAAGTTAGCAGGTCGGCGGGGGCAGAGGTCGGGTGGTTAATGCTGTCGTGGGGGCTTTGATGAAGTCAGTCCGTCTGCAGGGCTGGGAGCCGCGGTGCGACCCTCTGTGTGCCACGGGGCTCTGCTGCCCCTCGGCTAACGCGGTTAGGGGGCCTCCAGCTGCCGGACCATCCCCCGGGCTCCGCGGGGCCGGACCCAGGAGGCCTGAGCCTGGAGGGACAGCAGGTCACCTGCTGTGTgcccctgcccagggccctgTAGCACTCGAGGGGACTCACAGGCCCCTAGGGACCTTGGGGTGCTGCCCTGTGGCGGGGATGGGGGGACAGCGGCCGGGCTGCTGGGATCTCGTGGGGAGGGCGAGGCCTGACATCTTCATGCTGAAGCCGGGCAGCGCCCCCCGGGCCGGCGTCGGACGCCCTCGGTGGACTGGGTAGGCGGGCGGCCGTCGTGACCCTCACGACCCCCACGACCCCGACGACACATGCGCACGGACGCAGGCACTCACGCACAGGCACGCACGGGCACGGACACGGACAGGCGCATACGGACCGGCGCGTACGGACCCGCGCGCACGCACAGGCACGGACGCGCACGGACACAGACCCGCACGCACGGACCCGCACGCACGCAGGCGCAGGAGGTGCCAGCCTGGCGCCTGCGCGGCGCCCTGGCGAGGTCAACCTGCGCCGGACGCCTGACACGTCCCCAGGCCTCGCAGGTGGGCCCCGGTcgtccgccccccccccccccgccagccCCCGGTGCCCCAAGCGAGCCACCGCGCCCGCAAGCTCACTTagcatgtttattgagcaccGCCGGCGGCGGGCGCGGGCGGCGCCTACTTGCTATCCACCCGCTTGAGCTGCTCCTTGCCGTTGATGGTCACCGACTTGAGCTGCCCGTCTTCCTCCACCTCCACGCGCTCCTGCCCGTTCTCCACAATGCGCTTGGTGGTGACCTTGTGGCCGTTGACAATCTCGGTGGACGACATCACCGATTTGAAGCCGGAGCCGCCCGAGCCGGAGCCGCCGAAGGACGTGGACGAGAAGGTGGTCCGGCCGGCGCCCCCGCGGCCCAGGCTGTCAAAGGCGGAGAAGGCCTCCATGAAGGCGGGGAACTCGCCGAAGCCGGCAGAGAAGGCCCCGCGAAGCCCGTGACCCCGGGCCCCGCGCTCGCTGCCGAAGGGCGCATCCCAGAAGTCGAAGGAGAACGGGTCCAGGCCTCCGAAGAACTCGCGGAAGATGTCCTCCGGGTTGCGGAAGGTGTAGCCGCCGCCGAAGGGGCCGCCGTGCGGGGAGCCGGCCCCGCCCGGCCGCCAGCCATCGCAGCCCGCGCGGTCATACAGCGAGCGCTTCTTGGAGTCGGACAGGACCTCGTAGGCCTCGGACACCTGCTTGAACTTCTTCTCGGCCTCCTCCTTGTTGTCGGGGTTCTTGTCGGGGTGCCAGCGCAGGGCCAGCTTGCGGTAGGCCTTCTTGATGTCCTCCGGGGAGGCGCTGGCCTGCACCCCCAGCACTTCGTAGTAGTTAGCCATGCCGAGGGCCGGGGCGCGGCGGCGGGGAGACGCGGGCCCGGGGCCCGGGTGGCCGGTGGGTGGGGGCACCAGTGGCAGTGCGGGTCGCTCGGCGGGGCCCTGGCTGGACTCTGGGGCTCCGGGGCGGCTCTGCCCGGCCGACTACCCTTTCATAGTACCAGCGCGGGGGACGGGTGGACGCCTCCGCtagaggggcggggggaggggagggcagtgcCGCTGGGGGGCCCCCCTCGGCCACAAGGCCCCCCGCAGAGCCTCCCGGCCCTTTGTGACACCGGGCCTGGGCGGGGCAGAGCCCAGCCCGTGGAGTCCAGGGCCTGGGACACTGGCCGGCCCTGCTCAGGAGGCCATGCCTGGGGGTCCACACTCAGAGCTCAGGCTCTTGGAGCCGCGGGGCTGAGCCCCAGGGGCTGAGACAGGACCAGCCTCCGGAGGTGGGCCCTGGGGGTCAGGGAGGGGAGTGAGGATCCCTGGGGTGCGCGGACCGAGCCCAGAGGCTGGGTGGTCGGCAAGTGAGGCGCCGAGGTGGGGGATTGGCTCGGGTGG is a genomic window of Cervus canadensis isolate Bull #8, Minnesota chromosome 22, ASM1932006v1, whole genome shotgun sequence containing:
- the DNAJB8 gene encoding dnaJ homolog subfamily B member 8; the protein is MANYYEVLGVQASASPEDIKKAYRKLALRWHPDKNPDNKEEAEKKFKQVSEAYEVLSDSKKRSLYDRAGCDGWRPGGAGSPHGGPFGGGYTFRNPEDIFREFFGGLDPFSFDFWDAPFGSERGARGHGLRGAFSAGFGEFPAFMEAFSAFDSLGRGGAGRTTFSSTSFGGSGSGGSGFKSVMSSTEIVNGHKVTTKRIVENGQERVEVEEDGQLKSVTINGKEQLKRVDSK